The Flavobacteriales bacterium genome segment TGATCAATTCATTCTTTGAAGAAATAATGCCCTTTGACTACGATAGTTTGCATTTAATGTCTTCTTCCCGTTTAGAAAACAATCATTGGCTTGCTCAAACGAATAAAGGGAATTTAACCTATTTATTCAGCAATAAAAGATGGAAAAAAAGTCCATATAATTTACCCGACTATACCTACGGAAAAAAGGAAGAAATGTTTGTACGCATTGTCAACAATCAAATTTACCTGCAACGTTACCGCGAAAAAATATATGACCCCGTTCCTGATGGATTTAACCTGGTGGAGGAAAATGGAACGGCCTATATGCTGGATCCGGATGAAATTCGTTTTAATGTTTCATTTACACCTGAGATTTCGAAAAGTTTAGTTTATGATATGAATACCGGAAGAATCAGACTTCATTCTTTGAATCAAAATTCCATTATGCAGTATAAGGGGAAAATCCTATTATATAAAAGCACCGAGAAGAAAGACACTTTGTTTACGCTTGTTGAACAAGACGGACTTCAAAACAATTATCCGGAAGCCAATCAGAATTTTTGGGGAAAGTTGTTGAACGAAAACATTCTCGGAATAAACCTTATCACTCCGGAGACTTACCTGATTAAAACAAATTCAGGAACTGGAATTTTCTCTTTAAAGCAGGGCAGATGGCTTATTGAAAATCTATATGACACCATTTTCTTTTACCCCAATACAAATTTGCTTTTCCCCATCAAAAACAATTTAGCCGGTGCATTCTTATTGAACGGCGAAAAAATTGCAGATGTAGCTTATACAAGTTTCAAAACTTCGCAGGATGGAAGATATATTATTGTAAACAACAGTTTTGCTTTTGAAAACAGTTCAATGCTTACACATGCTGCATTAATAAATTTGACTTCAGTAAGCATCAATCAGGATGAAAACTTTTCCCCGGGAAATGATTTTTTCAGTTTGAGCGTCATTGGTAAAACCTGGTTTTTTAATCATGGCTTTCAAATAAAGTGGCCCTTTGTGTATTACGACGAGTTTGGTGAAATCTATGAAATAGAAAACATTGCTGACTATCAAAAAATCACCCATTCTACTATCAGCTCGCAGCTACATATATGGATGAACTCAGAAGAAATAAAAAAACCGGAGCTCTTTCGAATTGATGTTGCAGGCGATTATATCATAAACACCGATGTAAACGGCAAACAAAATCTTTATGATAAAAATCTAAATCTCTTATCAGAAGACATCTACCGCTATGCCATGTACTCCATTCCGGGCTTCATGCTAGTGCAAAAGAAAAAACCGGCAGCATATGTATACGATAACATGGAGCTGGCAGAAGACATCTATGTGGAAGAAGAATATTCGATGTTTACCATCCCCGAATCTCAGCTATACTTTAATGGTAAACCCTATCAGTTACCTGATGAATTCCTGCCGGTATATGCCCTCTATGGAAATTGGTTGTTAGGATATAAAATTGAAAATGAAAACGGCGTAAAATCAGTAAAACTAAAAGCATTCTTTATCGATCATGAGGGGAAATCAAAAATCACTGCAACGTTACATCATTTCAGAGATGAACTTTATTCTACGGAAGATCAACAATGCATCAGTGTTCCTTGGAGTATCGACAGTAACCGGGTGGAATATATCAACATGCAAAAGGGGACCATTACCAAAAAAGAATTGGAATATAATGTTCCTCAATTAACCACTTATTATAAAAACGGATCCAGCTATATATACCCCTTCTTTTATATCGAAGGCAATGATCGTATGGAAGTGTTTCATTTAAACGGTGAAAAAATTGCTGACTACTCACGAGACTCTTCGTACATCAAACATATGAGCGATCAAAGTCTAATGGTGTATTCCCCGCAACAATCCATTTTATTTTCTGCCAATGCCCCGGAAATCATTATTAACGGAAAACAACACTTCGAAAAAATAGAAAATCAGATTTTCATCACAGAAAACAACGGAGGTGTTTTTAGTTTAAAAGATTTAAACGGGACTGAAAAATTAAGAATCAATCCCATACCAGAAGGCACGTATTCCATTATTCCATCCGAAGAAGCAGACGATGAATGGATGGTTAGAAATAATTCCAATTTCTCTTATTACATCTTGCATTATAATAACGGAAAATGGACATCCAACGGAATACTGGTCGACTCATCCTCCGTTTTAAGTTTAAATGGATTAATGTACCGTATACAATACAGTAAAAACACAACCTTACTCTGTTCTCCATACGATGAAGTATTATTTAAAATTCCATTCATCGCTGAATTTAATACCATACCTAATTTCGATGATTATCTCTTATATAGGTTAAAAGGATCGGCAAACAATTATTCCGTTTACCATTGTTACAATAAACAATCCTTACTCTGGGAATGGCCTGCTCAAAGCTGGCAATTAAACTATGAAAATGACCCGGAATTAAACGCGGTATTTGTTGGTAGTCCAAAGGGAACAAGCAGCGAAATTCTGCGTGTTAAAGAGAAAAATTCACAACTGGAAATAAATAAAGAAGCTATTCCCTTTACATTGTATGATAATGGCGTGCTTTATAATTCATTTTTAGGTTATTGCAACGATAAAAAATGTCTTGTTGAATTTGATCTTAATGGTAAAATCATAGAACAACTTAACTATTCAAAATCAATCGTCAACCCGGAAGAAAACCTGATGCTGGTAGAAAGAGCTTCCGATAAAAAAACGATTGTCATTAGAAATTCAGATATAAAATTTCAGGAAGCTGATTTCGAACTGCCGGATTCGGCCGCTTATATTTCACGCTACGATTCCGGTGCAATAATAATAGTTAAGAATGGCAAAACAGGTGTTTTTGATTTGGTGACCGGACTTTACGCTAAACCCCTGTTTAATCAAATTTCATATCCGATATTAGCCTCAGGATTTGCATTGGCAGATGATAAACTGCTTGACTTAAAAACAGGAAACACTTTTTTGGGAAAAGCATATAGCAACTTCAGCATTGTTCAGGATAGTTTCCTGTTCTGTAAAAAACAAAATGAGGGATTCGTAAAGTTTGATCTATTACGTGATCCGCAATTTAATCTGGTAAATGAAACACACGTTCCCTATTATCCGGTTTCTCTTGTTCATCCGGAATTCAATGAATTAGCTTTTGCGGAAGACAGCAGCGGGAAAATCGGAGTGGCAAATCTTAAGCAGAACAAATGGCTGGTTAAAGCAGAGAACACGAATCTTCAAAATATCTATCATGCTTCTTTCATTGGTTATGCCGGTGAAACTTCAGATAAATATGTGATTTACGATCAACAAGGGAACAAAATGTTCGGGGGACAATCCTTCGATATGATCACAACCGAATCGGACGATTACAATAACGAACTGTACTTTGTAATCAAGAAAAATGAAAAATACAGCTTAACTGATAAAAAAGGAAAAACGCTGATTCCATTCAGTGATAAATCACCATCTCTTTTTAATTATTCTCCTTTATGTCTGTGCTATAAAATGGTAAACGTTAAGGGGCAAGATCTTGACTTTTACGAAATAAGAAACATCAAAACGGGAGAAGTTCTCTTTCCATTTCAACAATTAACCATTGAACTGGTAACCGACGATCCTGATAACCACAAAGCAAAAATCACCAATTCAAAAGGAGAGGAGTTTTTAATTGATTTAAAAAATCCGAAGGGAGTTAAAAAACAATAAGGATTACAAACCTAAAAGCTGCATTACATAGCGCGTACTAAACCAATCCTTATCCACCGAAAACAAACCGGTTTTACCTCCCTGTAAAGGACCATTTCCCGGATCAATGGGTAATACATGTCCCAGATCTTTCATGTATATGCAGGAAATCAAGGTGTCCTTTTCCTTCAGGTAAAACTCCCTGTGCAATTCGATTTTTCCATAACGAACGGTATCCTTTAAAGAAGAAGAATATTCGATTTGCTGCAGTGCAGAAAATTGAGTGCTTAGTTCATAGGAATACTGAATATTGACCACCTTATCCTTTTCACCATGAAGGATAACTAATTTTGGCCATGGACCATGATATTCCGGATTAATCTGCTGAATCTTTTGGCGCCATTCGTCAGTTGTAAAATGGTGTTTTTGTCCCAAATCCCGCAAACTTACCGAACCAACATATGGACCACCTGCGCTAATAGCAGCAGCGCGAACATCCATCGGGTAATTGGCTGCATAAGCTACCGACATAAATGCTCCGGCTGAAAGTCCGTGAAAATAAACCTGACGCGGATTAATTTTTCTATAACTAAAAACATAGTTGATCATGTTTTTAATCGATAGCAATTCACCTTTATCTTTTTGATTATCGGAATCGAGAAACCAGTTAAAACAACGGGTGGTATTATTGAGTAGTTTTTGTTCCGGACACAACACATAAAAGCCTTTTTCTTTAGCCAGTTTATCCCAGCCACTTTCATAAAGAATGGTAGTTGCATCCTGATTGCATCCATGGAGCAGAACTAATAAAGGACGATCAATTGTATCACCTTTAGGAATTGGATCAAATAAAAAAGCTTTAAGATTTCCGGGATTATCTCCGAAATTTTTTATCTCCTGTAATTGTCCATGGCTAGTGGAACATACCAGAACTAAAACAACAGCTAAAATCCAATTCTGCATTAATCACCAAATTCGGTTTGTTCAAAAAAGGCAATCAGAGAGTCCATGTAACTTTCATCCCAACCCTGCGCAAAATCTTTATAATCATCTGCGGGAATATTGGTGTGACGAAGCTCGAGTGATGTGCCGCGTTTATCCGGATGTAATTTGATGGTTACTATGGAAGGTTCTCCTTCTTCACCAAAATACCATTGCTGAACAATCTTTTTGCCCTCTTCAAATTCAATGTTTTTGCCAACAATGCTTCCTTCCCAAAGAGAAAATTCCGAACCGGGTTCGGTCGACATTTCCGCTTTTTCACCGGTCCATATTTCAAGGGTAAATGGATTGGTTAATGCATTGTAAACATCCTCGGGCGATGCCGGAATGATGTAGTATTTTTTAAAGTCAGGCATGATATTTTTTTATATAAAAACGATAAGGTAAAGAAGCAAAACGAGGATCTATTTTACGGGTTAAATTAAAGCGCTCGGAAAACTGAATTTCTTCGGCGGGAAAATCGGTCCATTCCATTTTAAGATTTTTAGCCAGGTCGTTATTGCATAACCGCAGCAACTGTTCTTTGGTGTCCCACGGACCATCCGAAACTTCGCCTTTACCTTCCACGGGAATGATGCCGCGAATCAAAATCGCTCTAAATCGCGTTGGCTCTCCAAAGGTAAACTCCATTCCGGGTCCATGCAAAAACCAATGTCCCGCTTTACTCTGTATATCTCCTGCTTTTTTTCCTTCTGCACCAAAGGTGAAAGGATCAAAATGACCTTCCTGTGAAATATACAATTCAGCATCCGTAATTCTGAATTTGTTCTTAAAACAGACCAATTGCGAATGATTTAAAACGAGATCGGCTAACTGAAATAAAAACGAATCTTCGGGAATGCCCTTTCCATACTTGGCAACCAACGGAACCTCGCGGCACAAATCCAGATAATGTTGAATAGCATCCATTCCTCAAAAATAAGAAAAGCAACGTCCAAGCCCTACATAAATGAAAAGTAT includes the following:
- a CDS encoding SRPBCC domain-containing protein — encoded protein: MPDFKKYYIIPASPEDVYNALTNPFTLEIWTGEKAEMSTEPGSEFSLWEGSIVGKNIEFEEGKKIVQQWYFGEEGEPSIVTIKLHPDKRGTSLELRHTNIPADDYKDFAQGWDESYMDSLIAFFEQTEFGD
- a CDS encoding PHB depolymerase family esterase is translated as MQNWILAVVLVLVCSTSHGQLQEIKNFGDNPGNLKAFLFDPIPKGDTIDRPLLVLLHGCNQDATTILYESGWDKLAKEKGFYVLCPEQKLLNNTTRCFNWFLDSDNQKDKGELLSIKNMINYVFSYRKINPRQVYFHGLSAGAFMSVAYAANYPMDVRAAAISAGGPYVGSVSLRDLGQKHHFTTDEWRQKIQQINPEYHGPWPKLVILHGEKDKVVNIQYSYELSTQFSALQQIEYSSSLKDTVRYGKIELHREFYLKEKDTLISCIYMKDLGHVLPIDPGNGPLQGGKTGLFSVDKDWFSTRYVMQLLGL